A single Ziziphus jujuba cultivar Dongzao chromosome 11, ASM3175591v1 DNA region contains:
- the LOC107432721 gene encoding VQ motif-containing protein 10, with protein sequence MSGGQKQKMMMMRDDGGHKVAAPRVVIINTEYVETDAVSFKSVVQKLTGKDDLDSSSASRRHHRRDRNRNPDHQEAQRSTHQSVESVAGNRGVLERDISFKDFDKLLRNMPTMDDLLRDY encoded by the coding sequence ATGTCAGGTGGGCAGAAgcagaagatgatgatgatgagagaTGATGGTGGTCATAAGGTGGCTGCTCCTAGGGTTGTGATCATCAATACTGAGTATGTAGAAACTGATGCTGTGAGCTTTAAATCCGTTGTGCAGAAGCTCACCGGTAAAGATGATCTTGATTCCTCTTCAGCCTCTCGTCGTCATCATCGTCGTGACCGTAATCGTAATCCTGATCATCAAGAAGCACAGAGGTCCACACACCAGAGTGTAGAATCTGTTGCAGGGAATAGAGGTGTTTTGGAAAGAGATATCTCCTTTAAGGACTTCGACAAATTGCTTAGAAACATGCCTACCATGGATGACCTCTTGCGGGActactga
- the LOC107432720 gene encoding exopolygalacturonase, translating into MGFMIFCSRVLFLMFLLVWCMEEAEGDESKTFNVMEYGAVADGKTDNSQALLKAWSEGCQWSNGKARVLIPTGSYMLNSVQFSGPCKAPIAFVIKGTLKAPTYLPNSNNGNWINFRYIDQLTVSGGGILDGQGHSAWPHNDCSKNSNCPIFPIVSSFSF; encoded by the exons ATGGGGTTCATGATATTTTGTTCTAGGGTTCTCTTCTTGATGTTCTTGTTGGTATGGTGCATGGAAGAAGCTGAAGGTGATGAATCCAAAACTTTCAATGTCATGGAATATGGTGCTGTTGCAGATGGCAAAACAGATAACAGTCAG GCTTTACTGAAAGCTTGGAGCGAAGGATGCCAATGGTCTAATGGAAAGGCTAGAGTTTTGATTCCCACTGGGAGTTACATGTTGAATTCAGTGCAATTCTCGGGTCCATGCAAAGCTCCAATAGCCTTTGTTATTAAAGGGACTCTGAAGGCTCCAACTTATTTACCAAATAGTAATAATGGCAATTGGATCAACTTCAGATACATAGACCAATTGACTGTAAGTGGAGGGGGTATTTTGGATGGTCAAGGACATTCAGCTTGGCCTCACAATGACTGCAGCAAAAATTCCAATTGTCCTATTTTTCCCATTGTaagttctttctctttttaa
- the LOC112489016 gene encoding polygalacturonase-like has translation MQQSLAFDFINDSKVHHLRSINSKNAHFNIYGCRNMNLSKIRLSAPDESPNTDGIKIGSSHRIKISRTVIATGDDCIAMLSGSTKIHISKVVCGPGHGISIGSLGRYDGEQDVSGIVVKNSTFTGTTNGVRIKTWPTPTSCKAFNFLFQDIIMENVFNPITIDQLYCPHGGCDQQASSNVQISDVTYKNIVGSSSSEVAVSLICSRSKPCNKVILDNINLEYVGKGDSKSSCVNVVGVSYGQQTPPTCF, from the exons ATGCAACAGTCATTGGCATTCGATTTCATTAACGATTCAAAGGTTCACCACCTACGATCAATCAATAGCAAGAATGCACATTTCAACATCTACGGATGTAGAAACATGAATTTGAGCAAGATAAGATTATCAGCTCCAGATGAAAGCCCAAACACAGATGGAATTAAGATTGGAAGCTCTCACAGAATCAAAATCTCACGCACGGTGATCGCTACTGGGGATGACTGCATAGCCATGTTGTCTGGAAGCACAAAGATACACATCTCTAAGGTTGTTTGTGGTCCCGGCCATGGAATCAGCATTGGAAGCCTTGGAAGGTATGATGGAGAGCAAGATGTGAGTGGAATAGTTGTCAAGAACTCGACCTTCACAGGGACTACTAATGGAGTCCGGATCAAGACGTGGCCTACTCCTACTTCCTGCAAGGCTTTCAATTTTCTATTCCAAGACATTATCATGGAAAATGTCTTTAATCCCATCACCATTGATCAACTCTATTGCCCACATGGTGGTTGTGATCAACAG GCTTCTTCTAACGTGCAAATCAGCGATGTTACATACAAAAACATAGTGGGAAGTTCAAGTTCAGAAGTGGCAGTGAGTCTGATTTGCAGCAGAAGCAAGCCTTGTAACAAAGTAATCCTGGACAACATCAATCTAGAGTATGTTGGTAAAGGAGATTCGAAATCATCGTGCGTTAATGTTGTTGGCGTCTCTTATGGACAACAAACCCCTCCTACCTGCTTTtag